Proteins from a genomic interval of Verrucomicrobiia bacterium:
- the rsfS gene encoding ribosome silencing factor has translation MDSKKLALLCRELADNRKAENIVILDVREVSSVTDYFVVASGTSEPHLRAITGEITDKLRDDYGLRPRAVDGTLETAWVVLDYFDVIVHVMRSDMRERYNLEGLWGDAPQLKVRKPRAKAKSKAKPAE, from the coding sequence ATGGATTCTAAAAAACTGGCTTTGCTCTGCCGCGAACTCGCGGACAACCGAAAGGCGGAGAATATCGTGATTCTGGACGTGCGCGAGGTATCGTCCGTGACGGATTATTTTGTGGTGGCTTCCGGCACCAGCGAACCGCACCTGCGCGCCATCACCGGCGAGATCACCGACAAGCTGCGCGACGATTACGGCCTGCGCCCGCGCGCGGTGGACGGCACGCTGGAAACCGCGTGGGTCGTGCTGGACTATTTCGATGTCATCGTCCACGTCATGCGCTCCGACATGCGCGAACGCTATAATCTCGAAGGACTTTGGGGGGATGCGCCGCAGTTGAAAGTCCGCAAACCGCGCGCCAAGGCCAAGAGCAAAGCCAAGCCGGCTGAATGA
- the nadD gene encoding nicotinate-nucleotide adenylyltransferase: MNSLKKIGLYGGSFDPVHLGHLLVAQAAMEEAGLERLFFIPAAQSPFKPDALPTPSAQRTRLLRLALAGKSRCEIDTQEVERGGVSYTIDTVRDYRRRFQDAELFYLIGADHVPSLAKWREADELAKLVEFIAIPRPGEADAAFAAPFRGRTLKGFPLGVSASQIRARVKAGLPIDHLVVPAVAEAIRNYQLYL, from the coding sequence TTGAACTCACTCAAAAAAATCGGCCTCTACGGCGGGTCGTTTGATCCGGTTCATTTGGGGCATCTGCTGGTGGCGCAGGCGGCAATGGAGGAGGCGGGGCTGGAACGATTATTTTTTATTCCGGCCGCGCAATCCCCGTTCAAACCGGATGCGTTGCCGACGCCGTCCGCGCAGCGCACGCGTTTGCTGCGGCTCGCGCTGGCGGGGAAATCGCGGTGCGAAATTGATACCCAAGAGGTCGAACGCGGCGGAGTTTCCTACACGATAGACACGGTGCGGGATTATCGCCGCCGTTTCCAGGACGCGGAATTATTTTATTTGATCGGCGCGGACCATGTTCCATCACTGGCGAAATGGCGCGAGGCGGATGAACTTGCGAAGCTGGTCGAATTCATCGCCATTCCGCGACCGGGCGAAGCGGATGCGGCCTTCGCGGCGCCGTTTCGGGGGCGGACGTTGAAAGGCTTTCCGCTGGGGGTGTCGGCCTCGCAGATTCGCGCGCGGGTGAAGGCGGGCTTGCCGATAGACCATTTGGTGGTTCCGGCGGTGGCCGAGGCTATTCGTAATTATCAGCTTTATCTTTGA